The stretch of DNA GCAGGGGAGGGTAAGCTGTCCGGAGGGCTCAGAGCAGAACACAAAAGAGGCGCTTGTCGCGGAAGGGGTTCTCCGCGGCGGGTACTGGCGTCACCAGCGGGTCATCTTTGGCATGCGTCTCGCAGAAAGCCAGGAGTTCGGCTGCTGCCTGCGACACCTGCGAGCACCCGGGTGGAGATGTCACCGCCCTGCCCGGCTCCTTGGAGCCGCCCACTTAGGCCCCGCCTCTTGCCctgtcccctcctcccaccttgcccCGCCCCATACAGGCCTTTCCCCTTGTCTTACTCCGCCCCCTCGTCCtggcccctcccctgccccacccctctcCTCGTCCTGGCCCCTCCCCTGTTCTGCCCCTCCCCTCGTCCTGGCCCCTCATCCTGCGCTGCCCAGCCCTGTTCCCAGGGGCATCCTTGCACTATGGCTCCGGACCGGGCCGACACAGCCCCGGACAGACCGCAGGCCCAGAACCCCCGCCCTATTCCCCACCCCGACCCAGCACCTTCATGCGGTCGATGTTCACCTCCAGCTTCAGCTGTTCCACCGTCTTGCGGGCCTCGGCAATCTTGGCCATGTTGTTGGACATGGTTGCGGCGGGGAAGGGGTTAAAAGACGCGCGGGAGTGGGGGCTGTGGGGGTAGGTTAGGATACGTCTGGGTCCCGAGGTGGGGGCGAGAGGGCGGGCCCCGGTAACAGGTGCGAGGGTGGAAGGGCGCGTGAATGGGGTGGCCAGGGGCTGGTGGAGGGAGGGACAGATGAAGGGGACAGGAACAAGAGGAGCGATGGAGGGGTGCACGGATGGAGGTAGCTAAGGCAGGTGGGGAGAGAGCAGGGAGGggcgagggagggaaggaggggcgcacagatgggaggctgagacagaaggacagGGCCACAGGTGCTGGATCAGAATCCAGGTGTCCTCACCCCCGGGGGCAGAGCGAGAGCCAGGAGGGGGGCCCCTCCCCCAGGCCAATTAGCAGTGGCTCCAGGGAGAACTGGGAATTAAGATCGCGGCGGGAGGGGCACAGAGGGGGCCTCATTAGGGCCTTGGCAGCAGCTGCCCCCTCCGCCACCCTCAGGGAGCCCCCCCACCCTAGCCCTGGTCACCTCAAAGCCTCCTCTGCTCATTAGCAGCCAGGGGAGAGGGTTGGGGGAGCCCAACTCGGGCACCTGAGGAGAGGCCTATCGGATGGACAGAGGGACAACGGGACGcgcagaggcagagacagagtaatggagggagagactgaggcacGGGAGAAATGAAGAGACAGGGAGgaatagagagagggagagactggGGGAGGAATGAAGTGATGGAGGAGAAAATAGAGGGACAAATGAAGGGGGGAGCAAGGAACAGGGTGATACAAGGCGACAGGCACCGAGGGGACAAAGGGACAGAGGGGACAGAGCaggggagatggagggagggggtgtggggtgggagaggatggggagatggagggagggggtgtggggtgggagaggatggggagatggagggagggggtgtggggtgggagaGGATGGAGGAGATGGACGGATGGGGTGGGAGAGGATGGGGTGATGGAGGGAGGGAcgaaggagagagaaggggaaatggaggaaggggggagggaggaaggagcagAGACACCAAGGAGATAAAGGAACAGAGACGGGGAGATAGAGGGacagaggaaagaagggaaggacagagagagagatggaggggtTGGGGAGAGATGGAAACAGAAAGTGGGAGAGAGGAACAAAGCGAGAGACAGGCTGATGGAGACGCAGAagaattcattcactcactcattcactcattcactcattcattcccaGGCGGAGAGACGGTGGCCACGGAGCAGGCAAAGGGACCAGCTGTGGGGCCGGGACCGGAGCTTCCTACCTGTTGCTGCTCTGGGCCGGGCTGGCGGCGGTGACAGAGGCTGGGAGGCAGCGTCTGGGTCCCTCTGgcccgccccgccccctcccctggGGCGCAGCCCCTACGGACCCGCCTCCTCCCGGAGCCACCGTCCCCGCCGCCCGGCCACCTTGGGGCTCCCTCTCTGGGCCCTCTCTCTTGTCTGTCAGTCCTATCTTTGTCCCTCTCCTTGTGTCTCTGCCGCTGCTGTCCTCTTGTGTGactctctctgtgcctctctcaCACTCACTAGAAAACACAGTCTCTCTAGGTGGGCCCCGGGCCTCGCTACATTTAATCCACAGTCACAACAAACCACTCCAGTGTGTCCCACAGAGCTGCTCACTCAGCCACACTCGCCACCTCGGTGTCACCCCCCCCCAGCCTCATGCTCACTGTCCCTCACACAGACACAAACTATCTTGCCCTGTCACACGGTAGCACCACACAACCTCACGAATGACCTTGTTCAACACAACCTCACACGATCGCCCCAAATGCCACACACAGCCGCCACCAATGGCAGCTCCAAGCGCTACACAGTCAGATAAATTATCTCAGAGCACCAAACGTACCACAGTGTCACACATAATGTCTCCAAATGTCACACACATttgcatgcctttttttttttttttgagatgaagtctcgctgtgttgcccaggctggagtgcagtggcccaatctcggctcactgcaacctccgcctcctgggttcaagccattctcctgcctcagcttcctgagtagctgggattacaggtgcctgacaccacgcccgtctgatttttgtatttttcgtagagacagggtctcacaatgttggccaggctggtctcgaactcctgacttcaggtcatccacccgcctcggcctcccaaagtgctgggattacaggcatgagccaccgtgcctggccttgcatGCCATTTAAACTTCTCTCTCAATCTCACATCCTGTCCCAGTCTCACACTTTCTGTGTCTCACGGTGGCATGCAATTACCCAATACAACCTGTCAAGTACACACTGTTTTATAGTATTTCATAGTAACACCCAGTCGCCTGTCCAGTGACAACCATGGAAGGTCACATACATTCTCTCACAGTCTCCTGGTGTCACACGCATCTGACACATTCCCTCCATTCACAGTCTGTCCcttcacacacatgcatgcatcccATCTCCTGGTGTCATACCTAGCTACCCACGATGGCTCAGTGTCTCACAGAGTCCCACACAATCTCGCAGCGTTTCACACACTCACTCCTACCTCTCCATCATCTCTTGCCTTCTATACACAAGGCCTCCCTCACGCTCTCGCTTCCGAGTGCCCtgcacagcctcaaactcttgcaTGCACTGTCACAACGCTGCCATCTCTCACCAGCTCAGTGTCACACATAGTcacacagttttgttttgtttttcgagacaaggtctctctctctgtcacccaggctggagtgcagtggcgtgatcttagctcactgcagcctccacctcccaggctcaagcgatcctccaacctcagcctcccagtagctgggaccacagaggtACATAACCGCACCtggttaatttcttttatttttattttggtagagacggcgGAGGCGGggaggggtctccctatgttgcccaggctggtctcaaactcctggcctcaacggatcctccagcctcagccacccaaagtgctgggattgcagcaaTGTGCCCGGATCACGTACTTTTTCACAAGCCATACACAGTGTGGCCAACACAGACTGTCTGACACTCACTGCGTCTGTCCCACCCAGGCCCCCTATGTGCCTCTCATGACACCTGCCCACACCACCTCTCAGTGTACATCAGTCAtcagtctcactctctctcacacaGAATCTGCTTGTGTGACACACACAGCACCGTATGCTCACCATGttgcacacagccacacacactgCCCCCTCACACGCACCGTCACACACGGTCTCTCACTCCCACATACGGTCTCTCAGTGTCCCATACAGAGCCCCAAAGAGTGTCTCTCCCACACCCAATCACACATAACCTTTCATCAGCACACACAGTCACCCACAATCTTAGCATCACCAGTAATCTCAGTGTCACACACAGTCAGCGACATGTCATCTCTGACATATGCAGTCCCACTCAGTCTCTCCTTGTCGCACATAATCTCACATCAATCAGTCACACACAGACTCCCAGCACCACACACCATCTCACCAGTACACCATCATGGCGGTACACACTCATGGTGTCCTGGTCCTGGCACTGCACACCATCTCACGGCAGTCGACACTCACACAGTTTCCTGGCGTCGCACACCATCTCACCACAGTACACACTCACAGATCTCCTGGAGTCACACACCATCAGGGcagtacacactcacacactctccAGATGTCGCACGTCATCTCCCGGCAGTACACACTCACACAGTTTCCTGGCGTCGCACACCATCTCACAGCAGTACACATCTCCTGGAGTCACACACCATCATGGCAGTACACACTCGCACACTCTCCAGATGTCGCACGCCATCTTCCGGCAGTACACACTCACAGAGTTTCCTGCCATTGCACACCATCTCACGGCAGTCCACACTCACACAGTTTCCTGGCGTCGTACACCATCTCACAGCACTACACACTCACAGATCTCCTGGAGTCACACACCATCACGGcagtacacactcacacactctccAGATGTCGCACGCCGTCTCCCGGCAGTACACACTCACACAGCCTCCAGGTGTCACACGCCATTTCCCAGTGTCACCGCGAACACCAGCGTCCCCCGCTCCCCAGCACTCTCCTTTTGGCGCTCACACGCAGCGTCTGCCGGCCACATGAGGGCGCGCGCAGCACGCCCAGGCGCCCACCCTGCCCCGAGAGGCCGTAGGGAGGAGGTGGCCGCAGGGAGGAGGTTGCCACAGGGAGGAGGGCCAGGCGGGAGATGAAAGGGAGACTCGGGACCAGAGGAAGCACGGCAGGGAGCCAGGGACCGGAGGGAGAGGACAGAAGATGGACGCAGAGAAATTCACAGACAGGGGAGGGAGATGCAGGGAGAGTCAGAGAGACGCAGGGGGCTATAGGGACACAGATTTAGAGAAGGAGCGAGCTAGGGactcagagagacagagacggggAGGGCGCTGCGGAGAGAGGGAcaggagaggcagagacagacagGACACAGAGAGACGGGGGTAGGAGAGAGACACCCAAGCCGAAACTCAGAGACAGGGATGAAGACGCAGACACacagagatggaggcagaggcggccagagagacaaagagatgcACAGAGGGCGCCTTCCAGTGGGGACCCGACGACGGaggcggggcctgcagaggcgcGACCGAAGGGGAGGGGTCCGGGGCGGGGTTTCTAAGGGGGCGTGCCCCTCGGTGTACCTGGGGGCGTGTCCCGATGGACGGGGCTTGGGGTTCTTTCTGGACCTGGAGAAGGCGGGAGCCCTAggaagaggtggaggtggggaggagcaTCTTTACCGCAGTCAGCCCACCCTAACTCGGTTTTCACCGCCTGGACAGGGAAGGGAGACGGGCGGGGAGGGGACCCCGACCCAAGTCCCTGGTGGAGATTTGGGTCTCGGACCCTagctcccctcccccctcccccctcccccctccccttgcGGGCTCAACGGGGCCAGATAAAGGAGGGAAACCAAGCCCACATCTGGAAAGCATCAGGCGCGCCGGACGTGCCAGAGCCCCAGGCCCGGCTgcggaagaggggaggggagccaAGGCGCTCCTCGCCCCGCCATCGGGGTCCGCCGGCGCCGAGGAGGGGCCTGGGCGTGTGCCGAGCCTCCGCGCCTCTCGCAGCTGGTTTCTATCAGCAGTCTGGCCTGGGCAGCCCCCGAGGAGGAAACCAGCTCAGAGAGGGGGAAGACAGGGTGACGATCCAGTCTTCCCTCCCGCTCCTCCACCGCGGCCAGAagctgggggatgggggagacGGACAGACAGACACTGCCTGCCGTGAGCGCAGCCTCCGTTCCTCTCCTGAGCTGCAGACCGCAGCAGATGACCTCAGTTCCTGTCCTGTGCCCCAGCCTCATGACAGCCTAGCGCTTGAAGGCATTACAGTCCCCATTTTttggaagaggaaactgaggccctggatTCGGACTCCGTTCTGACGTTAATTATTCAAGAAATCATCAACAAACGGCAAGAGTGAATTCCAGGATCAAATACCCAACCGCCTGGGTGTTTAGTGGGTCTCTCGAACTCAACGCATCCAATACTGAGCTGATTCCATCGACCAAATTCGCTCTTACTTCAGGTTTACCCATCTCAAGTGATGGTAAATctttgagtttttgttgttgttttgaaacagggtcttgcctgtcgcccaggctggagtgcagtggtgcaatcatagttcactgcagcctgaactcctgggctcaagtgatcctcctgcctcagcctccccagtaactgggactacaggcatgcacaaccatgaagaggtttttgttttgttttgttttgttttttaacagaatctcactctgtcacccatgctggtgtacagtggcacaatctcggctcactgcaacctccgcctcccaagctcaagcaattctcatgcctcagcctcctgagtagctgggattacaggcatgtgccaccaaacccggctactttttttgtatttttagtagagatgggatttcaccatgatggccaggctggtctcaaactttggcctcaagtgatccacctgcctcggcctcccaaagtgctgggattacaggcgtgagccactgtaaccagcctaacttttcatttttttttagaggcagggtctggctatgttgcttaggctggtcctgagctgtgagccaccacacctgggctggGGTCATCCTTGACTCCCCGCCTTCTCTCACACTCCACAAGTCACCCAGTAAGACATCCTGTTGGCTTTATCTTCAAAGCAATTCCAGAATCCAATCCCTCTCACTTCCTCCGCTGTCCCCGCTTGGGTCCAGACACCGTTCCCTCCTGCTTGGACTATTACAGTGACCTCTGCATTGACCTCCTATCTTCTCCCTGTCCCCCTCAGCCTGTTTCCCACAGAGCAGCCAAAAGGACACTGTTTCAAACTGTCCCCATATAATAGCAAGTGAGTATGTGGAGCAAGCTGAACCCTCATaagctggtggggatgtaaaatggtgaaGTCACTTTAGGAAACAACCTggcaggccgggcatggaggctcatgcctgtaatcccagcactttgggaggctgaggcgggcagatcacttgaggtcaggagttcaagagcagcctgggcaacatggtgaaaccccgtctgtactaaaaatacaaaaattagctgagcgtggtggtgcacgcctgtaatcccagctacttgggaggctgaggcaggagaatcgcttgaacctggcaggtgaaggttgcagtgagccaagatcgcacgactgcactccagcctgggtgacagagtcagactctatctcaaaaaaaaaaacaaaaaaaaacctggcagttcctcaaaaggttaaacatacagttaacatatgacccagcaattccactcctaggtgtataTCCAAGAGcaataaaaacatacaaacacgTATATAAAAATGCTCACAGAGGcaatattcataatagcccaaagtggaaacaacacacgttcatcaactgatgaatggacaaATGAAATGTGGTCTATCCAGACAATGGACTATCAATCATTTgtcaataaaaggaaatgaagtactaatacctgctacaacatggatgaaagtTGAAAACAGtatgctggctgggtgcagtggctcacgcctgtaaccccggcactttgggaggccgaggcaggcaagttgcttgagcccagaagttcaagaccagcctgaataacatggcaagaccctgtctctacaaaaaaatattaaaaaatcagccaggcccggtggcatgtacctgcagtctcagcttcccaggaggctgaggtaggaggatcacctgaacccaggaggtagaggctgcagggagccgtgattgcaccactactctccaacctgggctaagtgaaagaagccagtcactaaAGGCctgtattgtatgattccatttatatgatatgTCCAGAACTAGCAAATCTATAGAAGGCAAAAGTCGATtactggttgccaggggctgggaaggtTGGAGGATGGCAGCTGTGATGCAGGGTTTCTTTaggtggtgatggaaatgttttagaaTTCATTGTGGTGATatttgcacaactctgaatatactaaaatactggttttttcttttttttgagactgagtcttgctctgttgcccaggctgaagttcagtggcgtgatctcggctcactgcaagctccgcctcccaagttcaagagattctcccacctcagcctcctgagtagctgggattacaggcatgcaccaccacacccagctaattttgttgtatatttagtagagatggggtttcaccatgttggccaggctggtcttgaactcctgacctcaagtgatctgcccacctcagcctcctaaagtgctgggattacaggcatgagccaccacgcc from Gorilla gorilla gorilla isolate KB3781 chromosome 20, NHGRI_mGorGor1-v2.1_pri, whole genome shotgun sequence encodes:
- the GNG8 gene encoding guanine nucleotide-binding protein G(I)/G(S)/G(O) subunit gamma-8, yielding MSNNMAKIAEARKTVEQLKLEVNIDRMKVSQAAAELLAFCETHAKDDPLVTPVPAAENPFRDKRLFCVLL